The Xiphophorus hellerii strain 12219 chromosome 3, Xiphophorus_hellerii-4.1, whole genome shotgun sequence genome segment TCCTTGAACTGTGAATGGGAGCCTGGGCAGTGGGACACCCACCTCCCTACAAAGTATACCCTGCACACTGAAATAAGGTAAATTTCTGCCTGAAACTATAAATatgttgaattattttcaaTGGAGGAATAAAGTTGAAGGAGTCAAGTTTGATGTCAAGGATCTTTGATTCATTGAGTTGTGTAAGCACTTCTGGTTGAACTAACATTTTGTTCTCGCtttgtatttcatttcagaGACTTAAATGAGAACTATACGTATGAACTGCCACCAGAAGTCCATCACTATTCGATTCCTCGTAATGAATTTGTTCTGTACAGTGACATCAAGATCTACGTAAAGGCAGAGAATGACCTTGGAATGGCAACTTCAGGACCCTTAGTTTTTGATCCTTTACAGGCAGGTAAGTattaactgaaaaataataaaatgaaaataaaaacgtcTGTTAAACACTCTTTAGGATAAGCACAAATctaaatgggaaaaataaaaatgtaacagagCTAGCTCACataacatataaaacaaatgttcatttcttttaaataaaatgtacattttatttcttttaaataaaatggcctaagctaaatacaccacgtgtggaactgaaacaatgccaaacaaagttcatttatggtcaacgtttcacaatacagtagtacCTAGTGAcctatattttatttcttttaaataaaatgtactgcTGAAGTTTCCAGTAGCAGTATTATTTCAGAAATGGTATAacgttttctttgttttgtacCAAACAAGATCATTTCTGTCATCCAGATGGCTTGGGAATTCAGTaaggattaaataaataaatttaacagtAGTGTTGCTCTGGGTTGTTTTTAAAGGTCAGCTTCTATTTTTATACAAGCTAAATTCTTATCACAGCATTAATCATAATGATCTACAAACTCTTggttttttcatttaaaccatgcttcatgaagaaaataaattttaaaaaaagcactaAAAATCTAAtcttgattgtttttctgtcagCTAAGTTCGACCAACCCAGTATTGAAAAGGTTGATGTGGAGCCTGAAAGGTTAGGTTGCCTCAAGCTGAAGTGGAAAATGTCCCAGCAGCAGAGGTGGATTCTTCACAACCAACTAAGCCTTGAAGTCCGACTTAAGGCTGCTGACAGCGACCAAATGAGCGACCCACCAGTGAGTTCAGTtaaaattgttgaaataaaagtatTCGTATTGCGTCAGACTTGATCTTGTTGCTGGAAGCATCTGAAGAGTATTAGagccagtgttgtataaagtactgaaatctcagagtcaagtaaaagtataagtacctctccaaaatatgactttggtaaaagtcgaagtcactgactgaaatgttacttgagttaaagtcttaaagtatctgaaacttcttgtacttaagtatggaaattactgtaaaaatggatgtactcaagtaatgtaatgaaaagtacaagtaaaaagtaaaacaaggcaaatgcagtttgaatgacattttttatattttggtaaacttgtcaaatacacttaaaataatgtacacaaccaagtgcaggcaaaattaaacctgctaatagatatacctgcaggcatcatttagttaagaaaattaggtgctttacctatagcacaaggttaacttaacctgctttacaactgaaccagcttcttagtataccctccaggacagaaaatacaaagtttttgtaagccttaagtttccccttcaagtaaggtcagtgctgaaaatgagaaaaataaacagtacagaaaatgcaaccaacatgaagaaaaagagctgttacgattactctacttcacaaatcagtgaatcagtcaatgctacagtcagtaggtggtgcacacaactggtcattatgcaaaagaaaaaaagaattgggagggaaatgcagcttattggcatctgtaaacctggttttgaacttgcatgcctttcctatattcgttaaatttagtctaaattgctatcgctatggcttctgtccccccttgaacagaggagtctaggtagcctgctacagtcaacattaggcctaagctaaatacaccacgtgtggaactgaaacaatgccaaacaaagttcatttatggtcaacgtttcacaatacagtagtacctagtgaccaagctatagttactgaaacaggaggattataaccatttcataagacgttacctcgatgtgtttcttcaagttggacggggagtttttgtaagatagaatttccacatcttcgggcaggaataacataaactgcatgcggtacgacgaatctttaacacccacgaaagagtatattgtgtttaaataaggccatgggctctcatcaccagctggtggttctcctggagccgtgtccgacgttgttgcagtcgttgtggtctccgtctcctcctccatgtggctgctgctgattgcgagacttgctttgtgtttaatgggagaagcgaaacaggtgtatcctattggaggtgatgaacaagcctccaacttgctaatcagtaggtgggatcaaaacacttgcgtttctctctctcgcttttttgtaacgagtaactaaaccacacattgaaaatgtatcggagtaaaagtacgcaattaagttcggaaatatagtgaagtaaaagtgaaagtcatcaaaaattttcatactcaaggaaagtatgaagtactccaaaatatacttaagtaaagtagtgaagtatttttacttcgttactatacaacactgattaGAGCCCATCTAAAATTTACAGTGTATTTGATGTCATGCCTGTATGATCTTTTTTCTCAGATTCTTGTAAGCCAAGTGAGACCATCCAAAGCGATCACGGAATGCTGTCGTCTCCTTCATGGAGCTCGATATTTGGCCCAAATTAGAGTCAGATACTACATGGAGGGCCCCTGGAGCGAGTGGAGCAGCAGCAAATCCGGAGTCACCTTGGAGACCGGTAGGGCTCGGATCAATTCGGAATGACACAAACAGCCACTCTTAACATTTTCCAATCTGATGCCTTTTCTCTCCACTTTTTGCTCATCTTTTCAGTGTATGCAAATGTCATGTTGTGCATCTCTCATTGCTTCGCTCTGCAGCACAGGCTGAATTGAAGTATTGAGTTTTGTCGCAAATGCAGACAGTGAATCCATAGACCTGTCTTGTAGggagaagttttattttctacagaGTTAGAGTAGAAGTTCATAGTTTTGACAAGTTGCCACACTGACAGCTGCCTCTTCCTTTTCAGCTCCAACTGGACGTTTAGACTCGTGGATGAAGGTATCAAGGAATCACACAAGCAAAAACCTAGACATACAGTTGTTCTGGAAGGTACCTATATGATTTCTTGATGCCTGTCAAtaagttttttcttcaaaacctCTACAGGGTTGTATAAAGTCTCccctttttattgtttcagccATCAAAAAGGTTCCGTGCAAATGGCCAAAATTTGACATATGTTGTCTTAAAACCAAATCCTCGTGGTAAAAGAGAAAGAATGTGCTCTACAAACGAGAAATGGTGCGCTTTTCAACTTTCTGGGAGAGTAAGGAAAGTGTATCTGAGCGCTGTGAATAGTGTGGGGGAATCTCCCCTCACTGAAATTAGGATTTACCAGCCCAAAGGTAACtcatataatttaaataaaatatactggaTGCTGCAAGAGTCATATTCCTCaagcttttccacattttgtcacattacaaccacaaactagAATGTAtttttggaggattttatttgacaaacacaaaggagtgcacattgatttaaaaactacCTTTGTAGATCAAAATCTACAAAgtatatgtgtgtttgtgcatttctccctATTTTAATAGGGAGAAATTAATGCAGATGCTTGAACACATCTGAATTCCCATTATGAAACATGAGGGTGGCAGCGTTATGCTGTAAGAATGCCTTTCTTCAGCAACAACAAGGAAGCTCTTCTCTGTTGATGTATGGAGCTAAGTAACAGACAGTACTAAAGGGGAGCTGAGGGCtaaagaaaatcctgaaatttCCATTGAGGTTAATAACTCTGAGAGTGTAATCACATCCTCAAAGAGTTTAAATGACTCTGCAGACTGGACTTCAACTGAGACTCTGAGAAAATTGCTGTGTcccattaaaacataaacactcCTTTCTCGTTTGCAGttacaatgtgacaaaattaataatttgCAAGACAATGTATATAGAGTGTCTTGGTACATAATATTTTGTaaacctgaaatgtttttatgtcttcagATCACACGGCAATCATGGATGTCACAGCTGTTCCTCATGATGACAGATCGTTTCTGGTCCAGTGGACAGCTGAGGTGACTTTAGGTCTCACTGATTATGTGGTGGAATGGAAACCTTTACTAAGTCTAGACCTCAGCCACGTTCGTTTTgaaattgtgaataaaaaccaGTCTAGTCTCATCATAACCGGTATGTCAATAAGACTTTGCTTTACATCTTTCCATAAGCCATGTCGCAATTGCACTTTCATCTCTCACTACATGAATTCAAATAGTCACTTTTGAGCAAGATTcttattttctcctttcctGAATCTACCTGTAAACACTGTAATTAGCTTGTGATCACTGATCCACTCTGCCCTCTACACTCTCATCCATAGGCAGCTTTGAGCCCTACAAGCCCTACGGGATCTCTGTATATCCCCGGTTTAAGGATGGGATGGGGGCTCCTCAGACTGTTAATGCCTACTTGAGACAAAAGGGTAAGTCACCAAAGACAAACGGGGGATCACACAAAGAGCATGCATAGGTGTAAGAGTCAAGTTGCCTCAACTTTAAACAAGTAGAAGGCCTTTCACATTATTCAGATTACAGGAACAGTGCGAGCTCTCTGGGAACAGATCATTTCTTATGGAATGTTGCCCTcttgtggaaagaaaatgattaatttgCTCATTCAAATCCAGATACACTCTAATACAAACTGTACCTTTCCTTTTGAAGCTCCATCAGCGGTTcctaaaattcaaattaaaaagaccTGGTGGTCAGATATAGAGGTTTCATGGGATGAAATCCCTTTACAGCAAAGGAATGGATTTATTAAGAGCTATCAAGTCTTCTACTGGGAAGAGAATGGATCTGTCAAAGGTAGGTTAAAAggtttgaattgttttgaatgtaaaatgatGTTGAAGTTTTTTAACCTTGGACATTTTTCTAGTTGAGAGTGCCGATGCAGAAGACAGGAGAGTGATCCTGAAGCACCTCAACACTGCATCTACGTATGAAGCTTTCATGATGGTTAGCACATTTGGTGGGAGCCTGAACGGATCAACAATCTATGTTAAAATGAACTCCTTTGGTTGGTACcatattttaatttaccatTTAGAGAGTCAATGAGCAGAATATGGATTTATTGATTAGATTTCATATCGCAACATATGATTTCCTTTTCCAAGATGCTATGACTGTTGTGATCACTGTAACTGCAATTGGAGTTGGACTGGCATTGCTGATCATTTCCATCATCTGGACCTGCTTCTCCAAACACAAAAAGTAAGCCCACCAAAAACCATATACTCTAGAGATCTATGATGCAGTGCTGTGAATAGATTTTTGCTTACTTACAAATTTCTTATAAACACTTATATGTTTTTGTTCACAACACAAgttgaaatatgttaaaatcaTTTACATATTGGGTTATTAATAAAATTCAATTGAATTCAGTGTATTTCTATAGGGTGAATTCAAATTATGTcgtctcaaggcactttacaaaaaagttaattcaatCAAATCCTACAGACAGATTCAAAGTCAATCCTAGCTATCAAATAATtcagtcaagttcagtttatacTTCGAAGTAGTTAAAAGGTTTTGATCTATGGAGACCTAGCAGGTTACATCAGGCTACTGACCTGCAGTATTCAGCTTTGTGGATGAGCATTTAGGAGCAATGGACTATCACTTGAATTCTGTCATTGACTTTGGAGCAATCTCTCACACTGAGCATGCAAGCAGagacagtggaaaggaaaactcccctttatcaggaagaaacctccagcagaatcTGACCTCCATGACTGACTGTGGGTTTGAGAAGACTAAACCTAATAAGtgattggttatttttggtCAGCTGTGGTTTTCACCTTACATGCTTAGTTTGCCAATTCTTATGTCCTGTTGTTGAATCATGAATCCTGACCTTCTCTTAAGCAAAAGAGGCCTGCAgtggttttgaactttttctggGTTCTTTTGTGGAGTACTGGATGATTCTTTGATTATGTGCAATTGGAGGAGTTTGGTAGGTCAACCTCTCCTGGAATATATTTTCAGTCTACAGGTATGACAGTGACTGATCAGTTAACTCATGATTCATGAAAGGAGGacagtacttttttaaaaatagggTTATGTTAATTTGGATatagtttttttccacatgTAATCTGTATTATATTGAAACATGTTTAATGATTTGAAATAATTAACTATAATGAACAAGACAAGCAGAAGAATTACATAAAGgggaaaacactttttcacttctATTTGTTTGACCTTAAGGCTGAATGGTTACATGTGGCCAGTTGTTCCAGATCCGGCTAACAGCAGCATTAAAAGATGGTCATCAGAATCAACACAGGTAATGAACATTAACAACTGTCACAGATGTTAACTTAACATGATCACAATGAATACATAAGTGTAACATGAACTACCACAATTCTAAAGTGTTAGAGAATTACAAGCATTTTGGAATTGTATTAGTTTTTCCTATAAATTCAATCTGTAtgtaaattaaatctttatttagaaTATATGGACATCAAAGGATCCATGCAAGTCTAACTGTAAGATTAAATTGTATAACAAAAAAACTagtgataaaaatataaatcaataaatcaatccaGTGTATATTTCCAGTtttggctgtgtgtgtgttgtccttttctcattaaatatatacattcatTGTTTCCCTCTACAGTTTACCCATCCATCCTGGGACAACGAGGAGCCAAATCCAATATGCTTGTCCCATCTCAGCTTCCTGGACCTTCCAACCAAACTTAGCAAAGAAGAGGATGATATTTGGTTAAACAGCTCAGAAGACACCAGTGATCTTGGCGAGTCGATTTGTGGCTCACCGTTCATTCCTACATACTCTGGTTCAAACAGCGAGTCTGTTCCTTATGCGACTGTACTGTTGTCCTCTTGCAACGACCCAATACCTGATGAGCCTCATGTCTACCTGCGCTCTGAATCTACACAACCCCTCTTGGAAACTGAAGAGTCTTTCACTCCAAAATGCTACCAGAATGTTGTAAATGATAGGATGCCAAAAGAGCAGTGTTTCTTTGGGTCCTGTGATGATGATATCCCTGAAGGAGAGGAAGGCCCAGCTATTGTTTGGGATGACTTTCCCTTTCTGTGTGCCTTGGCCATGAATGAGAGTGAAAATAACTAAAGTTAATTTGCTGGTCATTAGAGTATGCTTGCTTtgagtgtgttgtttttgttgtttgtttgtttttttgtaaatgaacCTACCCAGCATTATACCTCTGCACCAGCAGATTAGATTTAAATcatgattattttgtttctgttctgctttttacatttatagaagtacacttttttaaatatatgttttaattttcatgaGGTGGTTAAAGGTTAAATGAGCAGAtttaagacatatttttgttgcatttcacAAAAGTTAAAACAGATACAGGCCAAAAGTTCTAATGTTTGAGGTCTTGTGTACAGGTAAAGCACCTCTATAATTGCTGGTGaagataaatacaaaattctttaattaaattattgctTTAGACCAGTCAATGCCACAATTCACAAGGCTTAGTTGTAGTTCTGTAATactatttagatttattttttacctcctGAATTGTCTCCTTGTTGTGCAAATAGCCTTTGTCTATTTGTAGCTGCTCACTCTGATCTAAATTTTTACCATGAATATGACCGAGTTTAGGCAAATAATTGTGTACTTGTTGCCATTATTGTCACCAAATTTGTGAGGATTAACACACATCTGTCAATTTTATGTAACGTTCTCTTACCATTTTGAACAGAAGCTAATAGAAATAAACCTCTTTGCTATGTCATATGTTAACCAcagggaaataaaaaattattaggAATTGCTAATTAACATTCCTATGTGAAgtcaagtaaatatttttagaaatcttagttctgtttatttcataaaattgaTCAGACCCTAAGCATAATGGAAACTAgtaattttgtacaaaaataataatatataaatatatattaaataaattatatatatatacatttttttaagggAGTGGTTTAAACAATAGCTGATTTGGCAATAGGTTAAAATGTCTAACAATATTTTCTGAAACTATATTGTTGACCTCCAGATTCATTACATATTGTGAGAAAACATGAATACCTCATTCACTGACTGGTTAAACTCAGCTGTAGTCCAAAGAAAGTAGCTTCACGAATATACCTTATGTGGATTCTGAAAGTCTTACCTTTACACTTCTGATTGGACATTGCGTACTGCTCTCACTGTGTTCAATAGTTATGTATAAAAACATTATGAAGATCAGTTAAAGAAGTTTTGGGTGGAAGCTCATGGAGAAATGTCTGCTTttcttcaaaaagaaataaaaaatatatagtaaGAAAAACTTTCTATATATGATACATGTAACACCTGTCTGCAATGTAAAGGACATATTTTATTACTTACCTCTATATCTGTGTAAAAGAAGTGGTATTTTTCATAATCACATGATTTAGTGTACTATAATATATATGTGATATGCCTATATGTGTGATGGCCCATGTGAGAGGCAGATTCTTATATTCTTTAGCTGGATGATCACAGTGCTGCACTttgataaatatgtaaatgaaaatgatttgtgATTTCCATAACCTCTTTCAACCGTGCGAGTGAAAATtgcaatgttttgtttcagcttCTACTTTATCCATGTGTTGTAGAGCaaccatcaaaaataaaactctcatttttaattcttttaatcataatcagttttactcatccatccatccttgcAGGGCGGGGCAGCAGGGGGGCTCCGGTGCCCAGCTCCAGTGGTCATTAGGCGTGCATAGTAGATGTTATGCATAcatggttgaaaaaaaaaagttaactagAGCAATGTAGCACTTATACATGACTGTAAATTCATTATTTCACTAATTTCTTAGTAAATGCACTAAACCTAAGCAATACCTTGCTAAAGTATACATAATATTTGCATTTCTTGTGCTAAGAACCAAAAaagcaatacattttaataGGATTTTCTGTGGCAGTGCCTCGTTgcatggaagaaaaatgatgatACATGTAATATAACAAATTAGAAGCCTAAAATTTAAGTCAGTACTTGGTAAAATCACCTTTTGGTGTTTACTTTTACCATGTTTATgatggacaaaaaaatgaagaacatcaggaaagacaaaagaaagtCACAAGGAAGGGAACAAGTCAGGGCACAAAAATAGATAGAATGACACAATGAAGTACTTAGTCAATTAAATAGGGAATAAAGGACAAAAAACCCCACTTTGTACATACTCATATACTCATCTAGAAAATGGTgaaatcaaatataatattgttttcaaattcCATAGGAGTCCTTTTAattgttaataaaacaaaaacactgtctatatttttaacctaattatttttcatgtgttttatttaaagtgaaagtAATTCTATCGATGTTATCTGGGATTGTTAGTTTAACCTACTTATCCAATCCTTTTCTCACACTCTGCTAGTAGAGTCTATCTAAAATGGCGGACCTCTTGTAGCGGTCGGGTGTGATTACTTGTCACACTTCAAGCATTTTCAGCggagttattatatgtgtattTATCTATAATCTAAATCATGTTTTCCAGTTTTGGCCTGCGGACCATTCTGAAGTCTTCCGTGGGTGTTTTGCGTGAAAGTTCCGCTCTGTACCCCGCGGTGTCAGTCAGACCTTGGAGCTGCTGCGCTTCGGCTCTGTTATCAGGACCTGCAGTTAGCAAAGGTgggtaaaataaattaaaatccagAGGAAGTAAACACTCTTTCAATATCCACCGTAAATGTTGGAAAACTGCTGACAGAGCCTTGCTGTCATTTGTACCGTCACCAGCAGTCGGCGCTGTTGACAGAATTGAAGTGTGTCACCTTGTTAGATAAAACTCTTTACTTGTTTACACAGTATATTGCTTcaattgtgtgtgtttgcccaGGAATGTTTGGTAATTTGTTCTTCATATTCAGACCGaacaatataattattttaCGATGCGCACCCCCTTTCAAGTTCTTGATATTTACACTTCCCATCTCAAAGTGAAATTATCTGGTCTTTGCAGGTTCTAATACCATTTGAATCTGACCTCAAGTGTACACAAGCACAACtgaaatagaatagaaaacGTTTTGTATGTGGAAAAGTAAGTACCTACCTCTGCAGGATTTAGAAGGGAAAGTTGCAGCCAGGTGCCACTTATTATGCACTTGATAAACTGGTCATTAGAAAATTTGGTCAcctttattaaagaaaaagttttggtAGTTTGTTCGTCTTAAAAACGCCACGCTTGCTGCTTATGGGTGTGGGAAGGTTTCTTAACTTACTTTCAAACTATTAACAATCTATATTGTCACAGAATGAGACATTTGCAACTAAGAAGGGCTCAGTTACTGGTACCAAACAAGGTTTTAACAAgttcttgtttcaaatttaaatgagTAAATTTGCAAATCCTGAATTAAGGGTTGTTACCTGAGCATGTAGCCTCACTACTTTACCAGCTAtcctataaataaaacaacttctTGGGTCAAAgtttaaaaggattttattttagacataAGTACAGTCATTAATGAATGtactaaaacaaaagtaaaaaaaaaaaaaactaaacatagtttgttttatgttgtttatctGTCCAGTTCACAGCCATTgatagaaataaaacttttagcATCATAAAACATTAAGAGACTTCTTTTCAGGCACTTAGAGTCTCCACACAGTAAGAAAAGACACGTATGTTAATAATGTTATGAATAAATTCTCCGTAATATCCTAAGAATAGATTATTGAGGAAAAAAGTGATCATGGCGACAAACATGCTATTCggacagaaaaaagtaa includes the following:
- the LOC116717582 gene encoding granulocyte colony-stimulating factor receptor translates to MMTSTWMLVIAVLIHSANGARSQGDTQPCARIHTSSSVVPLGSPVTATCVIREDCPLVTGQAVHIEWRLGSELIPGSLAANESNRVSSIVVPSFNRTKAVLFCCIQNCSQVVTGVEIQAGYPPEKPQNLSCQTNFSSPSSLNCEWEPGQWDTHLPTKYTLHTEIRDLNENYTYELPPEVHHYSIPRNEFVLYSDIKIYVKAENDLGMATSGPLVFDPLQAAKFDQPSIEKVDVEPERLGCLKLKWKMSQQQRWILHNQLSLEVRLKAADSDQMSDPPILVSQVRPSKAITECCRLLHGARYLAQIRVRYYMEGPWSEWSSSKSGVTLETAPTGRLDSWMKVSRNHTSKNLDIQLFWKPSKRFRANGQNLTYVVLKPNPRGKRERMCSTNEKWCAFQLSGRVRKVYLSAVNSVGESPLTEIRIYQPKDHTAIMDVTAVPHDDRSFLVQWTAEVTLGLTDYVVEWKPLLSLDLSHVRFEIVNKNQSSLIITGSFEPYKPYGISVYPRFKDGMGAPQTVNAYLRQKAPSAVPKIQIKKTWWSDIEVSWDEIPLQQRNGFIKSYQVFYWEENGSVKVESADAEDRRVILKHLNTASTYEAFMMVSTFGGSLNGSTIYVKMNSFDAMTVVITVTAIGVGLALLIISIIWTCFSKHKKLNGYMWPVVPDPANSSIKRWSSESTQFTHPSWDNEEPNPICLSHLSFLDLPTKLSKEEDDIWLNSSEDTSDLGESICGSPFIPTYSGSNSESVPYATVLLSSCNDPIPDEPHVYLRSESTQPLLETEESFTPKCYQNVVNDRMPKEQCFFGSCDDDIPEGEEGPAIVWDDFPFLCALAMNESENN